Proteins encoded in a region of the Stieleria neptunia genome:
- a CDS encoding zinc metallopeptidase, which yields MLLFDPIYLLFIAPPLLLGLFAQWRVKSTFASMSQVQARMSGAQAARQMLDSAGLHQVGVEQVPGHLSDHYDPRAKVLRLSPEVYGGRSMAALGVACHEAGHAFQDAKGYAPLIIRNMAVPAANFGSNIGVTLATIGLFLSYQIPSVGNLLLLAGIVLFAGVVFFQVVNLPVEFDASARARRHLVSANLIAANEEHFVAKVLNAAALTYVAGTLQAIMTLAYFIFRLMGDRR from the coding sequence ATGCTCCTTTTTGATCCGATCTACCTGCTTTTCATCGCCCCCCCGCTGCTGCTAGGGCTGTTCGCCCAGTGGCGGGTCAAAAGCACGTTCGCGTCCATGTCCCAGGTCCAAGCACGGATGAGCGGCGCCCAAGCGGCGCGACAAATGCTCGATTCGGCAGGCCTGCACCAGGTCGGGGTCGAACAAGTCCCCGGCCACCTGAGCGACCACTACGACCCCCGCGCCAAGGTGCTGCGGTTGAGTCCCGAAGTTTACGGCGGGCGATCGATGGCCGCGCTCGGGGTTGCCTGTCACGAGGCGGGCCACGCGTTTCAAGACGCCAAGGGCTACGCACCGCTGATCATTCGCAACATGGCCGTCCCGGCGGCGAATTTCGGCAGCAACATCGGGGTCACCCTGGCCACCATCGGGCTGTTTCTCAGTTACCAAATCCCTTCGGTGGGCAACCTGTTGCTGCTGGCGGGAATCGTCTTGTTCGCCGGCGTGGTGTTCTTTCAAGTCGTCAACCTGCCGGTGGAGTTTGACGCCAGCGCCCGGGCGCGACGCCACTTGGTGTCCGCCAATTTGATCGCGGCCAACGAGGAACACTTCGTCGCCAAGGTGCTCAACGCCGCGGCGTTGACCTACGTGGCCGGAACGCTGCAAGCGATCATGACGCTCGCCTACTTCATTTTCCGTTTGATGGGTGACCGACGCTAG
- a CDS encoding DUF447 domain-containing protein — MILESIVTTIGADGRVNLAPMGPVVSNPDAMTSSGSADPGFILRPFEGSRTFANLGATRRATIHVTDNAALFARAAVSQLDDQSASLRRSDCGGWAILNHCHRWFAVEVTSVAETPPRYEMPCRVVDSGIIAPFFGFNRAKHAVIEAAILATRTHLIPAADVRSQLDALKPLVDKTAGSAERDAFETLVAVITRRIEPHAPTGIR; from the coding sequence GTGATCCTGGAATCAATCGTGACGACGATCGGCGCAGACGGCCGCGTCAATCTTGCGCCGATGGGGCCGGTGGTGTCCAATCCCGATGCGATGACGTCCAGCGGATCCGCCGATCCGGGCTTCATCCTGCGACCGTTCGAGGGCTCGCGCACGTTCGCCAATTTAGGTGCGACGCGACGCGCGACGATTCACGTGACCGATAACGCGGCCCTCTTCGCCCGCGCCGCGGTCAGCCAGCTCGACGATCAATCCGCATCGCTGCGGCGCTCGGATTGCGGAGGATGGGCGATCCTGAACCACTGCCATCGTTGGTTTGCCGTCGAAGTGACCTCTGTGGCCGAAACGCCGCCGCGCTACGAGATGCCCTGCCGCGTGGTCGACTCCGGGATCATCGCGCCGTTCTTCGGTTTCAATCGAGCCAAGCATGCCGTGATCGAAGCAGCCATCCTGGCAACTCGGACTCATCTGATCCCGGCCGCGGACGTCCGGTCACAATTGGATGCATTGAAACCCTTGGTCGACAAGACCGCCGGCAGCGCCGAACGGGACGCGTTTGAGACGTTGGTTGCGGTGATCACCCGGCGGATCGAGCCACACGCCCCGACCGGAATCCGATGA
- a CDS encoding DUF58 domain-containing protein, whose translation MNDALRQITEGQFQTYSKLPWLMLVVFAVPLAVGAWRFRTYPTKLWIAVLTITLAGSVFTVFSPDSFIWVAALDWLLLIVATVDFLSIYLSTNHGIHASREIARSCSLGVPVESHLTVENLSGITLVGHARDDLPDDFESSPDQHRLRLPPRGRVSFRRKLTPGRRGAFRLEHVSLRFLSPLRLWHRYIQIPLESELNVYPDMKQLSDYALLARTNRLSLIGVRRTRRIGQDSDFERLRDYSRDDNFRHIDWRSTARRNKLTVRQFQSDQSQRVIFLLDCGRMMTNTRDGYTLLDHAMNSALMMAYVALHQGDAVGMLCFSDSVHAYIPPHGGKSQMNRLIHACFDQFPRMVESRYDQAFLYLRNHCKRRSLVVLATNIIDEVNAAAVTDYLGNINGQHLPMGVILRDRTLFEAADHPEGDESNLYRAAAAADILVWRDQVLKDLEHRGVLMVDTFPDELTAPLVNQYLEIKAKHLL comes from the coding sequence ATGAACGATGCGCTCCGTCAAATCACCGAAGGCCAATTCCAAACCTACAGCAAGCTGCCGTGGCTGATGTTGGTGGTGTTCGCCGTGCCGCTGGCCGTGGGGGCGTGGCGTTTCCGCACCTATCCGACAAAGCTGTGGATCGCCGTCCTGACGATCACCCTGGCCGGAAGCGTCTTCACGGTCTTTTCCCCCGACAGTTTCATCTGGGTCGCGGCGCTCGACTGGCTACTCTTGATCGTGGCGACGGTCGATTTTCTGTCGATCTACTTGTCGACCAATCACGGGATCCACGCCAGTCGCGAAATCGCCCGCTCCTGCTCGCTGGGTGTTCCGGTTGAAAGCCATCTGACGGTCGAAAACCTTTCCGGCATCACCCTGGTCGGCCACGCGCGGGACGACCTGCCGGACGATTTCGAATCCTCCCCCGACCAGCACCGATTGCGATTGCCGCCCCGTGGACGCGTCAGCTTTCGCCGCAAATTGACGCCCGGCCGCCGCGGGGCGTTCCGACTCGAGCACGTTTCGCTCCGCTTCCTCAGCCCGCTTCGGCTGTGGCATCGCTACATCCAGATTCCGCTGGAAAGCGAGCTGAACGTTTACCCGGACATGAAACAGTTGAGCGACTATGCGTTGCTCGCCCGCACGAATCGATTGAGCCTGATCGGCGTCCGCCGCACCCGACGGATCGGCCAAGACAGCGATTTTGAACGTCTGCGCGACTACAGCCGAGACGACAATTTTCGCCACATCGATTGGCGCAGCACCGCCCGCCGAAACAAGCTGACCGTTCGGCAATTCCAAAGCGACCAAAGCCAACGGGTGATCTTCCTGCTCGACTGCGGCCGCATGATGACCAACACCCGCGACGGCTACACGTTGCTCGATCACGCCATGAATTCCGCGCTGATGATGGCCTACGTCGCGCTGCACCAGGGCGACGCGGTGGGAATGCTGTGCTTTTCCGATTCCGTGCATGCCTACATCCCGCCCCACGGAGGAAAGAGCCAAATGAATCGCCTGATTCATGCCTGCTTTGACCAGTTCCCCCGGATGGTCGAATCACGATACGACCAGGCGTTTCTGTACCTCCGCAACCATTGCAAACGCCGATCGCTGGTCGTCCTGGCGACCAACATCATCGATGAAGTCAACGCGGCGGCCGTCACGGACTACCTGGGCAACATCAACGGCCAGCACCTGCCGATGGGAGTGATCCTGAGGGACCGCACCCTGTTCGAGGCGGCCGACCACCCCGAGGGCGACGAATCGAACCTGTATCGCGCCGCCGCGGCCGCCGACATCCTCGTCTGGCGCGACCAAGTCCTCAAAGACCTGGAGCACCGCGGCGTGCTGATGGTCGACACGTTTCCGGACGAATTGACCGCGCCGCTGGTCAACCAATACCTGGAGATCAAGGCCAAGCATTTGCTCTAG
- the groES gene encoding co-chaperone GroES produces the protein MATATKKKASVRLQPIGERIVVQREEVEETTAGGIVLPDSAREKPARGTVVAIGTGKLLDDGTRGQSQLSEGDHVLFSSYAGESVEIDGEEYLLMREDDVLAVIG, from the coding sequence ATGGCGACTGCCACCAAGAAAAAGGCTTCCGTTCGTCTGCAACCGATCGGCGAGCGAATCGTGGTCCAGCGTGAAGAAGTCGAAGAAACGACCGCTGGCGGGATCGTTCTTCCCGATTCGGCACGAGAAAAACCGGCCCGGGGCACCGTCGTGGCAATCGGCACGGGCAAGCTGCTCGATGACGGCACCCGTGGACAAAGCCAGCTTTCCGAAGGCGACCACGTGCTGTTCAGCAGTTACGCCGGCGAGTCGGTCGAGATCGATGGCGAAGAATATTTGCTGATGCGTGAAGACGACGTTCTGGCGGTGATCGGCTAG
- a CDS encoding pseudouridine synthase — protein sequence MPRRSYKNSPGKKPSAAKRTGGKPKRGARKPKAKTSESEPKSQSAAPKKRPASKDTAGKRTTKRTAGKRTRRAPAAATTSTRDQPQRLQRLLAAAGFGSRRQCESLIEEGRVEVDGEIAAELGTVVDPKSSKVLVDGVPLRQQKLVYYAVNKPTGFLSTNADPRGRQRVIDLVPNSERVFPVGRLDQSSQGLMLLTNDGDLAQQLSHPKYGVRKVYRVTVAGKIDGETMRSMRKGIYISDGFVRVEGAKIVKSRARATEMEITLREGKNREIRRILARLGHKVQTLRRIAIGPLRIGDMPVGAHRVLSRDEVSRLRKAIEHSRDEVADETPRRRPAGKGTKKRSAKKKSAGKRRYAESRNDVTARRTSRKPATTKFSFKPKKSDGGGSIIGGD from the coding sequence ATGCCCCGTCGCTCGTATAAGAATTCACCCGGCAAAAAGCCTTCCGCCGCCAAGCGGACGGGGGGCAAGCCGAAACGTGGGGCACGCAAGCCGAAGGCCAAAACCTCCGAAAGCGAGCCGAAATCGCAGTCGGCGGCACCCAAGAAACGCCCCGCCAGCAAAGACACGGCCGGCAAACGCACCACCAAACGCACGGCCGGCAAACGCACCAGGCGAGCCCCCGCCGCCGCGACGACCAGCACGCGGGATCAACCGCAACGGCTGCAACGACTGCTGGCGGCCGCGGGATTCGGAAGCCGACGCCAATGCGAATCGCTGATCGAAGAAGGACGCGTCGAAGTCGATGGCGAGATCGCCGCGGAACTGGGGACCGTGGTCGACCCCAAGAGCAGTAAGGTGCTCGTCGACGGCGTGCCGCTGAGACAACAGAAACTCGTTTATTACGCCGTCAACAAACCGACCGGCTTTTTGAGCACCAACGCCGACCCGCGCGGACGCCAACGCGTCATCGATCTGGTCCCCAACAGCGAACGCGTTTTCCCCGTCGGACGACTGGATCAGAGCAGCCAGGGGCTGATGCTGTTGACCAACGACGGTGATTTGGCCCAGCAATTGTCGCACCCCAAATACGGCGTCCGAAAAGTCTATCGCGTCACCGTGGCCGGCAAGATCGATGGCGAAACGATGCGGAGCATGCGCAAGGGCATCTATATTTCGGACGGATTCGTTCGCGTCGAAGGGGCCAAGATCGTCAAGTCGCGGGCCCGCGCGACCGAAATGGAGATCACGCTCCGCGAAGGCAAGAATCGCGAGATCCGCCGAATCCTGGCGCGGCTGGGGCACAAGGTCCAGACCTTGCGCCGGATTGCGATCGGACCGCTGCGAATCGGCGACATGCCGGTCGGTGCCCACCGCGTGCTGTCGCGCGATGAAGTCAGCCGGCTGAGAAAAGCGATCGAACATAGCCGCGACGAAGTCGCCGACGAAACGCCGCGACGCCGACCGGCTGGCAAGGGGACCAAGAAACGGTCCGCAAAAAAGAAATCGGCCGGGAAACGACGTTACGCCGAAAGCCGCAACGACGTCACCGCGCGGCGGACGAGCCGAAAACCGGCGACGACGAAGTTTTCATTCAAACCGAAGAAGTCCGACGGCGGCGGCTCGATCATCGGCGGCGATTGA
- the fba gene encoding class II fructose-bisphosphate aldolase (catalyzes the reversible aldol condensation of dihydroxyacetonephosphate and glyceraldehyde 3-phosphate in the Calvin cycle, glycolysis, and/or gluconeogenesis) encodes MALVPLRVVLDHAAENDYGVAAFNVNNMEQIQAIMEAAEETDSPVIIQASRGARAYSQDAYLRHLMIAATELYPHIPIVMHQDHGNSPETCKSAIENGFTSVMMDGSLEEDGKTPADYEYNAKVTKAVVEMAHAKNVSVEGELGCLGSLESGEGEQEDGHGAVGELTHDQLLTDPDEAQRFVEETGVDALAVAIGTSHGAYKFTKKPTGEVLAMTRIEEIHAKLPNTHLVMHGSSSVPQELQDIINQYGGQMKQTYGVPVEEIQRGIKSGVRKINVDTDCRMAITGAIRKVFAEDPSAFDPRAYLKPARTAMKDVCVARMTSFGQAGNGAKLRATL; translated from the coding sequence ATGGCATTGGTTCCACTTCGCGTTGTGCTCGACCACGCCGCAGAAAACGATTACGGCGTTGCGGCATTCAACGTCAACAATATGGAACAGATCCAGGCGATCATGGAAGCCGCCGAAGAAACCGATTCGCCGGTGATTATCCAGGCATCACGCGGTGCACGGGCCTATTCGCAGGACGCTTACCTGCGACATCTGATGATCGCGGCGACCGAATTGTACCCGCACATTCCGATCGTCATGCACCAAGACCATGGCAACAGCCCCGAGACCTGTAAATCGGCGATCGAAAACGGCTTCACCAGCGTGATGATGGACGGTTCGCTGGAAGAAGACGGAAAAACGCCCGCCGACTACGAATACAACGCCAAGGTCACCAAGGCCGTCGTTGAAATGGCTCACGCCAAAAATGTCTCCGTCGAAGGTGAACTCGGCTGCCTGGGATCGCTCGAAAGCGGCGAAGGGGAGCAGGAAGACGGCCACGGTGCGGTCGGCGAATTGACCCACGACCAATTGCTGACCGATCCCGACGAAGCCCAGCGATTTGTCGAAGAAACCGGCGTCGACGCACTGGCCGTCGCCATCGGGACCAGCCACGGTGCGTACAAGTTCACCAAGAAACCGACCGGCGAAGTGTTGGCGATGACGCGGATCGAAGAAATCCACGCCAAGCTGCCCAACACCCACCTGGTGATGCACGGCAGCAGCAGTGTTCCGCAAGAACTGCAGGACATCATCAACCAGTACGGCGGCCAAATGAAGCAAACCTACGGCGTGCCGGTCGAAGAAATCCAACGCGGGATCAAGAGCGGCGTTCGCAAGATCAACGTCGATACCGATTGCCGCATGGCGATCACCGGCGCGATCCGCAAGGTGTTCGCCGAAGACCCCTCGGCGTTCGACCCGCGTGCTTATCTGAAGCCCGCCCGCACGGCGATGAAAGACGTTTGCGTCGCACGCATGACGTCGTTCGGACAAGCCGGCAACGGAGCCAAGCTCCGGGCGACGCTGTAA
- the groL gene encoding chaperonin GroEL (60 kDa chaperone family; promotes refolding of misfolded polypeptides especially under stressful conditions; forms two stacked rings of heptamers to form a barrel-shaped 14mer; ends can be capped by GroES; misfolded proteins enter the barrel where they are refolded when GroES binds) — protein MAKIIAFEQEAREAIRRGVSKLARTVKVTLGPKGRNVILQKSFGSPTVTKDGVTVAKEIELEDVYENMGARMVREVASKTSDVAGDGTTTATVMAEAIFNEGLKAVVAGVNPIKMKQGIEKAVADLTEKLHSMATKVKDQSAMADVATIASNNDREIGELLADAMSKVGKDGVITVDEGKSLQTEQEWVEGMQFDRGYLSPYFVTDSASMEAVLEDAYILVFEKKISSIKDMVPMLEKVVQQGKPLLIIAEDVDGEALATLVINRLRGTFNVCAVKAPGYGDRRKAMMEDIAILTGGQAIFEALGIKLESVDLPQLGRAKKIIIDKDNTTIIEGAGKSSDIKARIDQIRREIENSTSDYDREKLEERLAKLAGGVAKVNVGAATESEMKEKKARVEDALHATRAAVEEGILPGGGVALLRASSTVKPGDDLSDDERVGYNIVLRSCRAPLNMIAQNAGQDGGIVCEKVAAMKGNGGYNALTDTYEDLVKAGVIDPTKVTRTALGNAASVATLLLTSDALVAEKPKAGAKGHGGDHDMY, from the coding sequence ATGGCAAAGATCATTGCATTTGAGCAGGAAGCCCGTGAGGCGATTCGCCGAGGCGTTTCCAAACTGGCTCGCACCGTCAAGGTCACCCTCGGTCCCAAGGGCCGCAACGTGATCTTGCAGAAGAGTTTCGGCAGCCCGACCGTCACCAAAGACGGTGTCACCGTGGCGAAGGAAATCGAGCTGGAAGACGTCTATGAGAACATGGGCGCCCGGATGGTTCGCGAAGTCGCCAGCAAGACCAGCGACGTCGCCGGTGACGGAACCACGACCGCGACCGTGATGGCCGAAGCGATCTTCAACGAAGGCTTGAAGGCCGTCGTCGCCGGTGTCAACCCGATCAAGATGAAGCAGGGCATCGAAAAAGCCGTCGCCGATCTGACCGAAAAACTGCATTCGATGGCCACCAAGGTCAAGGATCAGTCGGCGATGGCAGACGTCGCGACGATCGCCAGCAACAACGACCGCGAAATCGGCGAACTGTTGGCCGACGCGATGAGCAAGGTCGGCAAGGACGGCGTCATCACCGTCGACGAAGGCAAGAGCCTGCAAACCGAGCAGGAGTGGGTCGAAGGGATGCAGTTTGATCGCGGCTACCTGTCGCCGTACTTCGTCACCGACAGCGCCAGCATGGAAGCCGTCCTCGAAGACGCCTACATCCTGGTCTTCGAAAAGAAAATCAGCAGCATCAAGGACATGGTCCCGATGTTGGAAAAGGTCGTCCAACAGGGCAAGCCGCTGTTGATCATCGCCGAAGACGTCGACGGCGAAGCACTGGCCACGTTGGTCATCAACCGTCTGCGAGGCACGTTCAACGTCTGTGCCGTCAAGGCTCCCGGTTACGGCGACCGACGCAAGGCCATGATGGAAGACATCGCCATCCTGACCGGTGGTCAAGCCATCTTCGAAGCACTGGGCATCAAGCTGGAAAGCGTCGACCTGCCGCAACTCGGTCGTGCCAAGAAGATCATCATCGACAAGGACAACACCACCATCATCGAAGGTGCCGGCAAGAGCAGCGACATCAAGGCTCGCATCGACCAAATCCGTCGTGAAATCGAAAACAGCACCAGCGATTACGATCGCGAAAAGCTGGAAGAGCGATTGGCCAAACTGGCCGGTGGTGTCGCCAAGGTCAACGTCGGTGCCGCAACCGAAAGCGAGATGAAGGAAAAGAAGGCTCGCGTCGAAGATGCACTGCACGCAACCCGTGCCGCCGTCGAAGAAGGAATCCTGCCCGGTGGTGGCGTCGCCCTGCTGCGTGCCAGCAGCACCGTCAAGCCCGGCGATGACCTGAGCGACGACGAGCGAGTCGGTTACAACATCGTCCTGCGTTCCTGCCGCGCCCCGCTGAACATGATCGCCCAAAACGCCGGCCAAGACGGCGGAATCGTTTGCGAGAAAGTTGCTGCGATGAAGGGCAACGGTGGCTACAACGCGCTGACCGATACCTACGAAGACCTGGTCAAGGCCGGCGTCATCGACCCCACCAAGGTCACGCGTACCGCACTCGGTAACGCCGCAAGCGTCGCAACCCTGTTGCTGACCAGCGACGCCCTGGTTGCCGAAAAACCCAAGGCCGGTGCCAAAGGCCACGGCGGCGACCACGACATGTATTGA
- a CDS encoding anthranilate synthase component II, whose translation MILLLDNQDSFVHNLARYFRLTGAETRVIRSNQITARQAIDLAPQAIVLSPGPHGPADAGCCVDLIRQAPEHLPILGVCLGHQAIGAAFGGQIIRSEPRHGLASPITHDGVDLFRNCPSPMNVARYHSLVVSPQRLPSCLRVTATSTDDACVMGLRHRSRPVFGVQFHPESILSDSGQTIVQNFASLTQNAT comes from the coding sequence ATGATTCTGCTGTTGGACAATCAGGACTCCTTTGTTCACAACTTGGCGCGCTATTTTCGCCTTACCGGGGCGGAGACGCGGGTGATCCGGAGCAACCAGATCACCGCCCGTCAGGCCATTGACCTGGCCCCCCAGGCGATCGTACTGTCCCCGGGCCCCCACGGACCGGCCGATGCGGGTTGCTGTGTCGACCTGATCCGCCAGGCTCCCGAGCACCTGCCGATCCTGGGCGTGTGTCTGGGACACCAAGCGATCGGGGCTGCATTCGGTGGACAAATCATCCGCAGCGAGCCCCGCCATGGCCTGGCCAGCCCGATCACCCACGATGGAGTCGACCTGTTTCGCAACTGCCCCAGCCCGATGAACGTGGCGCGTTATCATTCCCTGGTCGTCTCGCCACAGCGCCTGCCCAGCTGCTTGCGGGTGACCGCCACCAGCACCGACGACGCCTGCGTGATGGGACTGCGCCACCGCTCGCGCCCGGTCTTTGGAGTCCAGTTTCATCCCGAATCCATTCTGTCGGACAGCGGCCAAACCATCGTCCAAAACTTCGCCTCCCTGACCCAAAACGCAACGTGA
- a CDS encoding rhomboid family intramembrane serine protease yields MQKEFYRIGVLLLILWLVRIVDATIPYALTNLGLQPRQWSGLPGIITMPFLHGSFGHLFSNTMSLGILLGLLVGSQKAPWLLAALTSVAGASLLWLVGRDANHVGASGLVFGLIGLMIVSGFLNRRLVPVGVAIVVGILFGGTLLSGILPGGGAEVSWDGHLCGLIGGAAVAFFTSAEAGRFRIKT; encoded by the coding sequence ATGCAGAAGGAGTTTTACCGGATCGGCGTTTTGTTGCTGATCCTGTGGCTGGTGCGGATCGTCGATGCGACGATTCCCTATGCGTTGACGAACCTCGGGCTGCAACCACGTCAATGGAGTGGGCTGCCGGGGATCATCACCATGCCATTTCTGCATGGCAGCTTTGGCCATCTGTTTAGCAACACGATGTCATTGGGAATCCTGTTGGGCTTGCTGGTCGGCTCGCAGAAAGCCCCCTGGTTGCTCGCCGCGCTGACCTCCGTCGCCGGCGCGTCGCTGCTCTGGCTGGTCGGCCGAGATGCGAATCATGTCGGCGCCAGCGGTCTGGTGTTCGGGCTGATCGGATTGATGATCGTCAGCGGCTTCTTGAATCGCAGACTGGTCCCGGTGGGCGTCGCGATCGTGGTCGGCATCCTGTTCGGCGGCACGCTGCTGTCGGGGATCCTGCCGGGCGGCGGTGCGGAAGTTTCCTGGGATGGCCATCTCTGCGGTCTCATCGGCGGCGCCGCGGTCGCGTTTTTCACCAGCGCCGAAGCCGGACGGTTCAGAATCAAAACCTGA
- a CDS encoding GHMP family kinase ATP-binding protein, with amino-acid sequence MMRAAKRIRIETGARLHFGLLDTSPPFGGLGVMIDRPATIVELSAADQWTVASAFQKRACPIAKRLCQAIGQTSLPAVAIDVVSAAPPHRGFGSGTQLSLAIAEGLRQFTGQDISDETLAAEIADRGKRSAVGVHGFFNGGMIFETGDEDRQTLNPIRQRLELPDRWRLLTLSPATIAETVSGQHESDHFARLQSKPHRSAVNRIGDELQRHIVDEILPAARAGHFTDFAHAIETYNHTSGTLFAEAQGGPYNGRWVTELIASLRNAGAIGVGQSSWGPGVFAWCEDESAANALAEQFASPSIDIQIARIKHTGRTVTER; translated from the coding sequence ATGATGCGTGCGGCGAAACGGATTCGAATCGAAACCGGCGCGCGGTTGCACTTCGGGTTGCTCGACACATCGCCGCCATTCGGTGGTCTCGGCGTGATGATCGACCGGCCGGCAACCATCGTCGAACTCTCCGCGGCCGATCAATGGACCGTGGCGAGTGCGTTTCAAAAACGCGCCTGCCCGATCGCTAAACGCTTGTGTCAAGCAATCGGCCAGACGTCGTTGCCCGCCGTGGCGATCGACGTCGTCAGCGCCGCTCCTCCGCACCGCGGGTTCGGCAGCGGCACACAACTCTCACTCGCCATCGCCGAAGGGTTGCGGCAGTTCACCGGGCAGGATATTTCCGATGAAACGCTCGCCGCCGAAATCGCCGATCGGGGCAAACGTTCGGCGGTCGGCGTCCATGGTTTTTTCAACGGCGGCATGATCTTCGAAACCGGCGATGAAGATCGCCAAACGCTAAACCCGATTCGACAACGACTCGAATTGCCCGACCGATGGCGTTTGTTGACGCTCAGCCCCGCGACGATTGCCGAAACGGTATCGGGTCAACACGAATCCGATCACTTTGCCAGACTGCAATCCAAGCCTCACCGATCGGCCGTAAACCGCATTGGCGACGAGCTACAGCGGCACATCGTCGATGAGATCCTGCCGGCCGCCCGGGCCGGTCACTTCACCGACTTCGCCCATGCGATCGAAACGTACAACCACACCAGCGGCACGCTGTTCGCCGAAGCCCAAGGCGGCCCCTACAACGGCCGCTGGGTCACCGAGCTGATCGCGTCGCTTCGAAACGCCGGCGCGATCGGCGTGGGGCAAAGCAGTTGGGGTCCGGGAGTGTTCGCCTGGTGCGAAGACGAATCAGCCGCGAACGCTTTGGCCGAACAGTTTGCCAGCCCGTCGATCGACATTCAAATCGCTCGCATCAAACACACCGGGCGAACGGTGACCGAGCGGTAG